Proteins encoded within one genomic window of Platichthys flesus chromosome 13, fPlaFle2.1, whole genome shotgun sequence:
- the LOC133967625 gene encoding F-box/WD repeat-containing protein 9-like isoform X1, with product MSYSSCVWGTGMSDVRGNLCEPCPDPVGPPSDEAPGPDLQSPQPAGQPSSADASPSPCAEKNGLLSLPWEMVTHIASYLPAQCVTTVLPKVCQTLGNLEKDSSAWQLRARRLIGSQAGFPVGPREDFDWPTACLEMEQLIICWKGRAQLLPGQAQQEEEESNQVRQQQQAGQDREPGEEGQDGGREAEVEGAGVALQEAAYGAGEQMEVVIEDGDGEMQPIEGEDQLARLREDINERVENIVALIEEERDPRMRFDANGEDGALNHQENLGDPGNLGGGRQGEMEQSLPCRSPSPPPALERITIPTNHIASVNSVLLVGGEGKVCATASRDWNVKLWDLQAGSTGTLLHTLGGQDALHTHRGWVWCLASQGSLLASGCFDSSVRLWDLQAGGAVRGLIRTDSAVLCLSYQTDVLLAGTMNKTIIMWDTRAASPVVKSLCLHGNGVMCLAADDQYIISGGKDHNVYVYDRRAGKVLKKLRLTSYLRSMSYSGSEVWAGDSKGMLRSFSTQAGTFQDKDLFKFDVGHTALITGVHRSHGSLYTCSSDRTVKVHIPCAPPRTLCTLHHQVGVSGLSVDAGVFAVATGDVCVDVWRPRK from the exons ATGAGTTACAGCTCTTGTGTTTGGGGAACGGGGATGTCTGACGTCAGGGGGAACCTGTGTGAACCGTGTCCTGACCCTGTGGGACCCCCGAGTGATGAGGCCCCAGGGCCTGACCTCCAGAG TCCTCAGCCGGCCGGTCAGCCATCCTCAGCAGATGCCAGTCCCTCACCCTGCGCTGAGAAAAATGGCTTGTTGTCTTTACCGTGGGAGATGGTCACCCACATTGCCTCGTACCTTCCTGCGCAGTGTGTCACCACTGTGCTGCCAAAG gTCTGCCAGACATTGGGTAATTTGGAAAAGGACAGCAGCGCATGGCAACTCCGAGCACGTAGATTAATAGGATCCCAAGCTGGCTTTCCAGTGGGGCCAAGGGAGGACTTTGACTGGCCTACTGCTTGCCTGGAGATGGAGCAGCTGATAATCTGCTGgaaaggcagagcacagcttTTGCCCGGACAGGCccaacaagaggaggaagaaagtaATCaagtgaggcagcagcagcaggcggggCAGGACAGGGAACCAGGCGAAGAGGGACAGGATGGTGGCAGAGAGGCTGAGGTAGAAGGGGCAGGggtggctctgcaggaggctgcATATGGTGCTGGTGAACAAATGGAGGTGGTAATAGAAGATGGTGATGGTGAAATGCAGCCCATTGAAGGTGAGGACCAACTAGCAAGATTAAGAGAAGATATAAATGAAAGGGTGGAGAATATTGTAGCACTGATCGAAGAAGAAAGGGACCCCAGGATGAGGTTCGATGCTAATGGGGAAGATGGTGCTCTTAATCACCAAGAGAACTTGGGTGACCCCGGGAATCTGGGAGGTGGAAGACAGGGAGAGATGGAACAAAGTCTACCCTGCAGAAGTCCTAGCCCACCCCCAGCACTGGAACGCATCACCATCCCTACAAACCACATTGCCTCAGTCAACTCTGTTCTCCTTGTCGGGGGAGAGGGGAAAGTTTGTGCCACAGCTTCCAGAGACTGGAATGTTAAACTGTGGGATCTACAAGCAGGCTCTACTGGGACACTGCTGCACACATTGGGAGGACAGGATGCGTTACACACCCATCGGGGCTGGGTCTGGTGCCTGGCCTCTCAAGGGTCTCTGCTGGCTTCAGGGTGCTTCGACAGCTCAGTGAGGCTGTGGGACCTGCAGGCAGGTGGTGCAGTGCGGGGCCTAATCAGAACTGATTCTGCTGTCCTCTGCCTGTCCTATCAGACAGATGTGTTGCTGGCTGGTACAATGAACAAGACGATCATCATGTGGGACACCAGAG CTGCCAGCCCCGTGGTGAAAAGTCTCTGTCTCCACGGTAATGGTGTGATGTGCCTGGCTGCAGATGACCAGTACATCATCTCTGGGGGTAAAGACCACAATGTATATGTCTATGATCGCAGGGCAGGCAAAGTTTTGAAGAAACTTCGG CTGACCTCTTACCTGCGGTCCATGAGCTACAGTGGCAGTGAGGTATGGGCAGGAGACAGCAAGGGCATGCTCCGCTCCTTTTCCACACAAGCAGGGACTTTCCAAGACAAGGATTTGTTCAAGTTTGATGTGGGACATACTGCTTTGATCACTGGTGTCCACAGATCTCATGGGAGCCTCTACACTTGTTCATCTGATCGCACTGTCAAG GTACACATCCCTTGTGCGCCTCCGAGGACATTATGCACACTGCATCATCAAGTTGGAGTCAGTGGG CTGAGTGTGGACGCTGGAGTCTTCGCTGTAGCCAcaggagatgtgtgtgtagatgtctGGAGGCCCAGAAAATGA
- the LOC133967625 gene encoding F-box/WD repeat-containing protein 9-like isoform X2, producing MSDVRGNLCEPCPDPVGPPSDEAPGPDLQSPQPAGQPSSADASPSPCAEKNGLLSLPWEMVTHIASYLPAQCVTTVLPKVCQTLGNLEKDSSAWQLRARRLIGSQAGFPVGPREDFDWPTACLEMEQLIICWKGRAQLLPGQAQQEEEESNQVRQQQQAGQDREPGEEGQDGGREAEVEGAGVALQEAAYGAGEQMEVVIEDGDGEMQPIEGEDQLARLREDINERVENIVALIEEERDPRMRFDANGEDGALNHQENLGDPGNLGGGRQGEMEQSLPCRSPSPPPALERITIPTNHIASVNSVLLVGGEGKVCATASRDWNVKLWDLQAGSTGTLLHTLGGQDALHTHRGWVWCLASQGSLLASGCFDSSVRLWDLQAGGAVRGLIRTDSAVLCLSYQTDVLLAGTMNKTIIMWDTRAASPVVKSLCLHGNGVMCLAADDQYIISGGKDHNVYVYDRRAGKVLKKLRLTSYLRSMSYSGSEVWAGDSKGMLRSFSTQAGTFQDKDLFKFDVGHTALITGVHRSHGSLYTCSSDRTVKVHIPCAPPRTLCTLHHQVGVSGLSVDAGVFAVATGDVCVDVWRPRK from the exons ATGTCTGACGTCAGGGGGAACCTGTGTGAACCGTGTCCTGACCCTGTGGGACCCCCGAGTGATGAGGCCCCAGGGCCTGACCTCCAGAG TCCTCAGCCGGCCGGTCAGCCATCCTCAGCAGATGCCAGTCCCTCACCCTGCGCTGAGAAAAATGGCTTGTTGTCTTTACCGTGGGAGATGGTCACCCACATTGCCTCGTACCTTCCTGCGCAGTGTGTCACCACTGTGCTGCCAAAG gTCTGCCAGACATTGGGTAATTTGGAAAAGGACAGCAGCGCATGGCAACTCCGAGCACGTAGATTAATAGGATCCCAAGCTGGCTTTCCAGTGGGGCCAAGGGAGGACTTTGACTGGCCTACTGCTTGCCTGGAGATGGAGCAGCTGATAATCTGCTGgaaaggcagagcacagcttTTGCCCGGACAGGCccaacaagaggaggaagaaagtaATCaagtgaggcagcagcagcaggcggggCAGGACAGGGAACCAGGCGAAGAGGGACAGGATGGTGGCAGAGAGGCTGAGGTAGAAGGGGCAGGggtggctctgcaggaggctgcATATGGTGCTGGTGAACAAATGGAGGTGGTAATAGAAGATGGTGATGGTGAAATGCAGCCCATTGAAGGTGAGGACCAACTAGCAAGATTAAGAGAAGATATAAATGAAAGGGTGGAGAATATTGTAGCACTGATCGAAGAAGAAAGGGACCCCAGGATGAGGTTCGATGCTAATGGGGAAGATGGTGCTCTTAATCACCAAGAGAACTTGGGTGACCCCGGGAATCTGGGAGGTGGAAGACAGGGAGAGATGGAACAAAGTCTACCCTGCAGAAGTCCTAGCCCACCCCCAGCACTGGAACGCATCACCATCCCTACAAACCACATTGCCTCAGTCAACTCTGTTCTCCTTGTCGGGGGAGAGGGGAAAGTTTGTGCCACAGCTTCCAGAGACTGGAATGTTAAACTGTGGGATCTACAAGCAGGCTCTACTGGGACACTGCTGCACACATTGGGAGGACAGGATGCGTTACACACCCATCGGGGCTGGGTCTGGTGCCTGGCCTCTCAAGGGTCTCTGCTGGCTTCAGGGTGCTTCGACAGCTCAGTGAGGCTGTGGGACCTGCAGGCAGGTGGTGCAGTGCGGGGCCTAATCAGAACTGATTCTGCTGTCCTCTGCCTGTCCTATCAGACAGATGTGTTGCTGGCTGGTACAATGAACAAGACGATCATCATGTGGGACACCAGAG CTGCCAGCCCCGTGGTGAAAAGTCTCTGTCTCCACGGTAATGGTGTGATGTGCCTGGCTGCAGATGACCAGTACATCATCTCTGGGGGTAAAGACCACAATGTATATGTCTATGATCGCAGGGCAGGCAAAGTTTTGAAGAAACTTCGG CTGACCTCTTACCTGCGGTCCATGAGCTACAGTGGCAGTGAGGTATGGGCAGGAGACAGCAAGGGCATGCTCCGCTCCTTTTCCACACAAGCAGGGACTTTCCAAGACAAGGATTTGTTCAAGTTTGATGTGGGACATACTGCTTTGATCACTGGTGTCCACAGATCTCATGGGAGCCTCTACACTTGTTCATCTGATCGCACTGTCAAG GTACACATCCCTTGTGCGCCTCCGAGGACATTATGCACACTGCATCATCAAGTTGGAGTCAGTGGG CTGAGTGTGGACGCTGGAGTCTTCGCTGTAGCCAcaggagatgtgtgtgtagatgtctGGAGGCCCAGAAAATGA